The Lacerta agilis isolate rLacAgi1 chromosome 14, rLacAgi1.pri, whole genome shotgun sequence sequence ggtaaaattcacattcacTGCTATACCCAGTGttgtctctggccccatccagcagtggcatgtggcccctgaaagttGACAATGATGTAATGTGGAGCTTGGCTGGAaaatgtttccccatccctgctttagaccTAAGCATCCTCATGTACTGGATgtgacagattcccccccccttttccatttgccGTATTGCTCCCAGTCTATCAGCACATAGTTGGGAAGTGGAGTTGCACTGAAAATCCTCACCACTTACATCACATATTCTGGATTGCCCCTCCTgtcaaccacatgtaaatatgaaCATTGTAGGGAGCAAGCCTTCATATCTGCAGCTCCCTTTCAGCTGATGTCTACAAGTGGATATAAGGGAGGGAAGTTAGTTGGTATGGGCAATGTTTGGGGCTCGCCTAGGTGGCACAACACATCCATATTTACAGAATGCTTGATTGTTCTGTCTGTATAAGACTCAGGTATAACAAGTAGATAGACCCTCATGTGGCATCCCCCTATATGATGAACTTTAGATAGCAAGGggagaataagaataaaaatctCAGCTGTTTATTCATTtgcatatttatatattgctattCATTCAAAACAacagagtggttcacaaaatatgcataaaatcatacaataaaaaccacatagagatgttaaaatcagaaatcaggtaTTATGGAATGATATATCCTTCATTGTCAGCATTAACctgatggaatagaaaagtttccaGCAGAAATTTAAAAGCTGAAACACAATGTGTCAGCTGTATCTTTATTGGCAGTGTCTTCCATtaaaggctcagtttcttgttgAAAGGAGCACTCCGGCAATCTTGTGAAGAAAGGTTATaacaatattttgttttcttgctaattatgctgtttGAAATGTGCAGTTTATATTTGACTCCTTttaataatgttttcttttgaaatgtttatgaTAATGTTTACTATGCTAGGTTTAATGGtcattgtatttttgtatgttcaaaaacaaaagaagttgtaaaaaagaagaagtattgCCTTTTAAATTCAGGGTCCTTTCACTGAACACCCCCACCCTAGTACCTATCCTTGGAAAATAGGTTCTTTTTCTGCTCCCACTGTGATGTAAATGCAGCTGAACTGAACAAATTTAACTTCCACTGATCAGAACAAAAGAAAGGTCTGGTGACTGGGTTCAGCCTATTGTAGgccagatgtcagggactgggcagaggaagaatggtggagactgcctccccagcctgacccttccagagaagaaggagacagatcagaattacaacagggggttgagggaggttacagctcagaggcagatgagggggaaagttgggaaataatgggagaggaggaggaagaagatgaagaagcacCATGGGAGAGACAACTGATGGACTCAGTATCttcagaaagcattccagactcccccctcccagaacacggcaggccttgaaagtaggagagcaaagagctcaaaggcaaaaGGCCCTTTCCAGCACCCATAGCAATGACTcaggaggaagtgggagagacagagggggtggggtTTCACTCCATTACTCCAAGAACATTACTCCAAGagactgcatttctaagcctctctctgtgaatattgaataaaaagcattggtaagaactttccttgtcttatccattcctggcaacctaccgtggggggttggatcctctgacaTCTGACACCACCTTGGGAATCATTCAACTGACAGAACTTTGAAGTAAATTAATGTGATCAGCAGGTCATGTGATCTGACATGCAAAAGTGTGAATGGCGCAGCTGAGCTGGTGGGATGCAAGAAAACTTTGTGACACAGGGTGAATTTGAATCTGcctatctaaatttatctggaagTTGTAACTACCAATAGTAAAGgcaggtaaagataaaggaccactggacagttaattccagtcaaatttgactatggggctCATGGTGCTCATCTCtactttcaggtcaagggagctggcatttgtctgtagACAGCTTTTCTGGGACAGCTtttcatgtggccaccatgactagaATGCTTCTGGCACACAGAACACCGTAATGAGTtccagagcacacaaaaatgtccttcaccttcctgccacagtggtatctatttaacTACttatgctggtatgctttcaaactgttaggttggcaggagttgtgACAAAGCACTGGAAGGTCACCCCATCACAAGGATTCAAACTACTGACCTTATGTTTGGCAAGCCCaaaagactcagtggtttagaccacagcgccacctgcatccctactaTCAAGGATTGGTTTCAGGTAGttcccagggctggcccaagacattttactgcctgGGGTGAGCATAAAACTGTGGGCCCCACTACCATGCAACCAGATGAGGGCACTGAACAATCACCAGGTGATAAATAACTAAGCAGGTCTTGGTCTCTGAGAAAAGATTATCACAGGATTAATTCCTAAAAAGAGTTGATGAACTGTGATGTAGAAAGTGTAGAAAAGAAGAGACAAAGTATGCACATTCTCAGAGGCAGAGGGTTTAGATTCCCAGTGTGCCTTTTTGTTCTGGCTGGTAGAAGAAGCCATAATATGCTTCCATTTGGTTCCAACATCCCAGTCCTAAATATGCTGATACAAAGCTTGCTCTCTACTTTGATTAAAAGCACATCCTGCAGTCTTTGCATGCCTTACTTTATGCCTTGCCATGGAAagatatacataaataaataaagagaattACTAAACCAACGATACTTAGAGAGCTAAATGGAAGAAGACTTTGCAGCTTTTGGGTTAAGGCTGGTTGCTTTTCTGGGCTGTTTGGAGACTTGATTTGGAGAGTTAGATTGTGAATGCAGCTGTGTGCTCTGCTAgagggaggatgaggaggagttCTATTTAGCTGCTTATAGATTCTGGGAACTCATTAACAGGACTTGCAAACAGGGCAACTCATTGCACACAGTGCTCCTCTGCTTCCATAACATCAACATCTTTGGCACATCCACAATAATCTCTACATACATGACAATTTAATAGATTAGCATCTGGAACTTGGTAGTAATgggctacacacacacagtgtaaacTGGTCTGTAAAATACATTTAGAGATCTTAAGATTCTGATGGGTTGTTTGGAGTTGCAagccaaaccatctggagggcaccaggttggcaaaggcagccgcatctctctctctctctctctctctctctctctgtgtgtgtgtgtgtgtgagagagagagagagagagagagagagagagagagagaatattcacATAGCCACACTGAAAAGGTGCAATAGTGGGAATCTTTCCAAATGAAAGATCCCTTGCTAATGAAAGTCAGGGCAATCCCAGAAAATCCAGGAGCCCACTCTTGATCTCACTAAAAAACCTCaaaggaggtaaaggtaaaggtaaagggacccctgaccaccaggtccagtcgtgtccgactctggggttgcggcgctcatctcgctctataggccgagggagccggcgtttgtccgcagacagcttccgggtcatgtggccagcatgacaaagccgcttctggtgaaccagagcagcgcacggaaacgccgtttaccttcccgctggagcggtccctatttatctacttgcactttgatgtgctttcgaactgctaggtgggcaggagctgggaccgagcaacgggagctcaccccgtggcagggattcgaaccgccaaccttctgatcagcaagccctagactctgtggtttaacccacagcgccacctgggtccctcattcAAAGGAGGTAGGCCTCCCTTAATAGGTGGATGAATCCCGATACTGACTGGTCACTACCACATAGTGAATGGACTAGACCCCAACGAGACCTGAAGCCCATCTGGAATAAGATGGCCAAAAGTAGGcctggttcattccccccccccccccgcgcaactAGGAATACCACCCACAAACCACAAACCCTACCAAAGACCTTTCCTACTCCTCAGCTCCATCCAAAGGGTGGGGGTGTCAACATTCAATCATATAAACAGAGCCATCTTCAAAACAATGCTTCTAAGTTCAATAACAGCCACTTAATCACAGTGATTATGAGCACATGACTCCCAAAATGTGTCTATCTGAGTGCTGCTAAGCTGCACTTAACTCCTGAGTACTGAACCTTCTGGGTACAATTAAAAATGAGATATCAATCAAGTTCATTAGTACAGTTTTATCTCCATCATCACTGCCAGAAAGGGAGAGATATTTTGTCCAAAGAGCACCACTCCATTTCACAAATACTGTAGATACAATCAAGTGAAAAAAGAAGTCGTGTGGCATTTTTCTTTTCACAGGTACCAAATAGAACTCTGAACAATACAATGTTGAACCAGTCAAGAGTGAATGGATTCCTTCTGCTCGGATTCTCTGAAATTCAGGAGCTGCAGATATTCCACATTATTTTTTTCCTCACAATGTATTTGGTGGCCTTCATAGAAAACCTTCTCATCATCACAGTCATCATCTATAGCCATCAGCTTCATACACCCATGTACTTTTTTCTAGCCAATCTGTCATTACAAGACTTTGGTTCAATATCTGTTACAGTTCCCAAGTCCATTGCAAACTCCTTGATGAAAAACCAAGCCATCTCTTACTCTGGGTGTGTTTGCCAAGTattcttccttgttttcttcATGGTCTCCCATTTCATCATTCTTGGTGTCATGGCATACGATCGCTATGTTGCCATCTGCAATCCACTGCATTATGAGACTGTCATGAACAAGAAAGCCTGCATTCAGATGGCAACCAGTGTTTGGATCGGTGGACTTTTCTATTCAGCAGTGCACACTGGAACTACATTCACTGTGGAGTTCTGTTCTAATGTCATCAATCAATTCTTCTGTGAAATCCCACAACTACTAAAGATCTCTTGCTTTGACTCATATATCAACGAAGTCCGGGTTCTGATTCTGGGGTCTTGTTTTGGCTTTGCTTACTTTTTTCTTATTGTTTTTTCTTATGTTCAGATATTCAGAGCTGTTCTGAGAATCCCATCCAGTCAAGGCAAGCAAAAGGTCTTTTCAACTTGCTTGCCTCATTTTTTTGTTATCTCCCTGTTTATGGTAAGTGGCATGTTTGTCTACCTAAAGCCAACATCTGGGTCCCCATCAGCATTTGACCTCTTGGTTTCTATGTTCTACTGCATGGTGCCACCAGTAATGAACCCGGTCATCTATAGTATAAGAAACAGGGAGCTCAAAATGGCATTCTGGAAGCTGCTTGTCAATATTTCCCCCCAGTTCTTAGTCAAAACCCACTCTTCATTTTAGGAAACAGATTCAGTTGCCTAAATGGTTTGGATAAGATTTGTTCTGTCGTAtatttgtttactcagaagcaggtaTCATTGGATTGGATGGGAATTAATCCCTGGAAAGTGTGCATTGGATTGTAGCCTTATATTGCATGTTGAATTCATCTATATAAGGCTTTATATCAGCAGTGACTTATCTGtagctctgcagatgttgttgaaatGCCTCCTCTGCCTCTATAGCTAcactgggacactacttctggttttgtggagtttgtaaacagaattgtttgtaaacagggctgttcttaaaccgaggtaccagtgtgtgtgtgtgtgtgtgtgtgtgtgtgtgtgtgttgcatgtaatattcaatcaatcaatcaatattgaaatcaatgagacacAGTGGCAGATTATTGTGGATACGACTGCAATTTCCATTTAAATCAAGACTACCTAAAACTGATTTAACACAAATGCTAGTATTGAATGACAAATAATAACATATTTacatttttctctttaaaagcttatattcattattatttgaattaattATAATCCCTTGGAAATGTAAATTGATAGATACAATTATTTTAGGTTACCTTGTACACCTTTACTGTAAGTGCTGTGAATTTTGACTTATTCACTTGTTTTTAATCCACAATTTGTGAGTATCATTATATAGATGCTATTTCCCCCCTCACAAAACCATATACATATAGAAAGCAGGATGTAGCCATTACTCCTGCTTTCCAATGACCATACGTCCCAGCACTGTTCTTTCAATGCAGTTTACATTTAGCAGAACTGGAAGTAGAGCCATAGGTGGAGACTGGATAAACAAATGGTCATTGGGGAAGAACATGTGCACAATAATCAAACATGGTTTCTATTGTGCCTTCATCCTAGGAAAAGTGGGATTAAATGTTTTATGGGAGAGCATGACTAGAATAAGCTTGCCACATTCTAAGTAAACTCCTTAATGAAGTTGAGAAGATTTTATACTGATATCCTTTAGATACTCAGTTGTGGAGGCCAACATAGCCCTTCAGGCTTCTTTACTTGGCTCTTTAAATTCTCCACTGGCTGCGCATCCTCACCAGCCAAACTCCCTCCCCAACCCTGCCTCACACATTCTTTGAATGTTTTCACTGGCTGGAATGAATcattgagctctgataatgcccTTTTTTGTAGCTGGAGCTTACAGAGGGTTGTGTAAGAGTCTAGAAACTAGGCTATTATGCAGAGGTAAAATTCGCAGTCATTGCTACACCCACTTTTGCTCTTGCCCCCTCTTGGTGTGGTACATGGCCCCTGAAGGTTTCCAGTGTTATAATATGGTGCTTGGCTGAAAACTCCACCCGTGCTTTAGACCTAAGCATTACTGTGCCTTTAATATTGCACATTTGGAAGCAATAGAATGTATAAAAGAGGGACATTTGGAAACTACTGTAAAGCAGATTATCTTAATCAGTCTCTgatttaaaagaaacacacacaaacaaatcattTCTTATGGCTTGTGTTTTAGTTCACCAAAGTTAAAATCGCAAGGATCCTGTTTTCACACCTTTCCATGCTTCTACATTATATAAAGATACAAATTATTATCCAAACTCAGTGTTTTAGATACAGAAGGGGTGAGAGCAAAATATACCACTGAGTTAGCAGGAGATGTAGACTCTGAATGGTCCTTGATGCCCCGGCTGGCAGTAGAGAGCATAATATACTTCCATTTCTTTCCACAGTCTTAGCACTCAGTATGCTGATACAAACGGTGTTCTCCTCGTTAATGAAAGAGATTCTGCAGTCTTAGTGTGCCCTACTTTAAGTAGAGCCATGGATGGACAGACATAAAGAAAGATAAAGTCAATCAAAATACTAAAccaaaaatgctgctgctgctgctgctaaaaagAAGTACAATATGACCTCTGGTGTCAGCCAGAGTATGAAAGACCACTGGGATCTGAGCCCTGAAGTTACAGACAGCCAGGTTTTCTAATTATGTAATGTGAAGTatgctgtcatggactggctagatgcagagcagtggtgggaggcaccagctggagaaccaacaAAGGAATCCCCAGGGGAacgaaggctcagagccaggggattggtggtgagaTGGTGATgcatggtcagaggaagaagaaggagcagactgggaggaggatggGTCAGAAGCTGAAGCGGCAACAGGGTttactgagcaggaagaggctgtgacagagagccacatagctcagtcagtagtaCTTGGGACACTTAATCACAGGATCATGGgctcaagccccatgttgggtgaaagattcctgcatggcagggactTGGAGAGGATGActgttgtggtcccttccaactagtCTATGATCCTCTTATTTCTTATTCTACCCAGGTCATCactataagagagagagagagagagagagagagagagagagagagagagagagagagactagatatatatatatatatatatatatatatatatatatatatatatacacttggTACTTTTCCAATAGATAATACATTTTCAAATGCCATTGCGCTTCACCATTTTAGACATGAAGGGAAAAGGTTAGCTTCATGTTTTGTACTTCTGCTAGTAATGGTAATCATTTCTAGGCTCATTGTAGGCAGGTAAATGAGGATGGCAAAGTAAACATGGACACTATGTTCATCTTAAACACTGTATCAAATGCATTGGgggtttattttgttcttttaataTGTACTGATTACATATCCCTTTAAGCATATTTGTATCTGATCTGCGTGTTTTATATATAATTGTACTTCGACACCACTTGGACAACTTTTTTGGTAGTAAATggtttataaattttataaataaataaatcagttaaaGACTCATCTCATTCTATTGctgtttcctttttattattattttaagaatatTTGTTTGGGGCAAAAATCAGTGGTGGCTGGTCTGTTATGGGAAACCAGGTCATTGTCCTACCCAGAATAAttacaagcaaaaaataaaataaaaaaggtttctCCAAATCCACAAAAAAATCTTTTCCTGTCTCCCATACATTCATTACCCTCCCATTTGAACTTAGAGAGAGATTTCTGACAATTAGTAAAAAGGAATTAGCATGGAACCATAgcacagaggtggttttagggtaacGTGACTGGTTCActtgcactgggtgccacaccacaGGGGGTGCCACAGCAATGTTGTAGAATGGAGCACGAGAGGTGTGAGAGGCACCAAATTTTAGAGTTGCACAGGACacaactgaaatttgagagcctaaAGTCCACCACTGCATACACATACAGCCATAGCACAATATTAGTAATTCTGGCACAGGATAGCCCCTAGTAGCCTGGTAAACCTTCTAAATGCCAGATCTGCATACTGAGCACAAGCAGAGCTGTTTCATTGAAGATTAATCTCCTTCACAATTCTTAGCAGGTAACTAAAGAAGCAAAAAGGAGTGTTTCTACTCTGAggagcttttaaataaataaacaagtaaataagtaaatcagTATTTGTAGTGATGCAAGGAACTGTTCACAAAATGTGGGTTCCTTTCTATAAAAGAAATATTTACTATTATATATTAAATCATGTTGCTTTGATTtttgtgaatggggggggggttgaaatagCCATATTTAAATCAATCTTCCAAGggccacaaacaaacaaccctacTGAAGACCTCTGCTCCTCATCAACTCCCACATGAGGGTAAGGGTGAGGGTGTCATTGTTCCATTACATTAACAGAGTCAGGCTCAGAGCAATGCTTCCAAGTCCAATAACAGCTATTGGATCACAGTCAATATAAACATATCTCCACCATAAATCTCAAAAGATGTGTCTGACTTTGTGCTACAGGGCCACACTTGACTCCCGAGAACTGAACCTTCTGGGTGTAATTAAAAATGAGATATCAATAAAGCTCATTACTACAGTTTGTATCTTCATCACCACTGTCAGAACAGAGAGAATGGTGTCTAAAGAGCACCACTCCATTTCAAAAAACAGCTACAGTTACATGGGAAAGAAGTAGTGTGGCATCTTTCTTTTCAGTTGCCAAATGGAAGTCTGAACAACACAATGTTGAACCACTCAAGAGTGAATGGATTCTTTCTGCTTGGATTCTCTGAAATTCAGGAATTGCAGATATTCCACAACGTAATTTTTGTCATAATGTATTTGGTGGCCTTCATAGAAAACCTTCTCATCATCACAGTCATCATCTACAGCCATCAGCTTCATacacccatgtacttctttctggcCAACCTATCATTCCAAGATTTTGGTTCCATATCGGTTACAGTTCCCAAATCCATTGCAAATTCCTTGATGAAGACCCAAGCTATCTCTTACTCTGGGTGTGTCTGTCaagttttctttcttgttttcttccTGATCTCCCACTACCTTCTGCTTGGCATCATGGCATATGATCGCTATGTTGCCATCTGCAATCCACTGCATTATGAGACTGTCATGAACAAGAAAGCCTGCATTCAGATGGCAACCAGTGTTTGGATCGGTGGACTTTTCTATTCAGCAATGCACACTGGAACAACGTTCACTGTGGAGTTCTGTTCTAATGTCATCAATCAATTCTTCTGTGAAATCCCACAACTGCTAAAAATCTCTTGCTTTGACTCATATCTCAAAGAAGTTTGGGTTCTGACTTTTGGATCTTGTTTAGCCTTCATCTACTTTGCTCTAATAGCTTTTTCTTATGTTCAGATCTTTAGAGCTGTTCTGAGGATCCCCTCCACTCAGGGGAAGCAAAAAGTCTTCTCAACTTGCTTGCCTCATTTTATTGTTATCTCCCTGTTCTTGGTAAGTggcacatttgtttatttaagacCAACCTCCAGGTCCCCATCAGCATTTGACCTCTTGGTTTCTATGTTCTACTGCATGGTGCCACCAGTAATGAACCCGATCATCTATAGCATAAGAAACAGAGAGCTCAAAATGGCATTCTGGAAGCTGCTTATCAATATTTTCCCCCAATTCTTAGACAAAAACCATTCTTCATTTTAGGAAACAGTTTCAATTGCCTAGATGGCTTGCATAAGTTTTGTCCAGTCCTGtgtttgtttactcagaagtggaTATCACAACATTGGATGTGAGTTagtcccaggaaagtgtgcattggATTGTAGCTTTACATTGCCTGTTTAGCTTTGTATTTCTGGATGACTTCTCTCTGAGGCATGTCATGCCCTGACATTGCAGTGTTTTCAAAGGCAGGTAAAAACACACTTCAACATTCAAGCCTTTGCGCAGGGGTGAGATGCATTGTGATTGTTTCTAAGGGCCGTCATGTTGACCCTGCTGCTATTTGATGCTctatggtagaatcatagaattgtagcatcaGAAGGGACCcttagagtcatctagtccaagttcttgcaatgcaggaaactcagctaaagcatctatgacagatgaccacccaacctctgctttaaaatgtccatggaatgagagtccacaacctcctgagggagactgttccactgtcaaacagttcttcttttgttttgatgtgctgcttttgtttgttttcatatttTGTGCATTGTGATTTAAAAGAATTTGCTTTCAGATCCTTAGAGGAATTGCAAATTATAaacatgttaaataaataaacgtaTTGCTTTGTTCTTAAGCAAAGATTTGTCTGTAAGCTGCAATGATTACTGAATCAGAAGAACAGATTAGATCGTGATATTAGTAGTTGTGGTATACTGAGTGGTTATTAATTCAATTTTACTTCATGTTATTTATGCTTGAATAGAGTAGCAGTTCCCTTGTCTGTCAAATGAAACTCATTCAATGCAGCCAACTTCTACTTTTGTGACAGAAAAGTTTTATTTTGACCTCATCTATCTATACCAATCAGAATGTTATAAATAAACCAGTATCATTTCTCATAGACTTGTTCCCTTGAAGTTGGTTGATTGACTATACACTTTTGTAAGAGTCCTTTCTTTCCAATGCATCCCCAAAGCCTAGATGTGTTTGGGTGCATGAGACAGTTCCCTGCAGGAATCACAAACAGGCACCTTGACCAAGTCAGATTGCCAACCTCTCAGACCTGTACTTtttaggcacaggacaagtggatGTGGGAATAAGtcctaagcctggcagaaggaaaacaagtCTTTAAAACAGAGTCATGTGGTTTCCAGGTCATAGGACTGTCTGAACAGACAGGATCCAGCCTCTCTCCAATCTCTGGTCCTGCCCTGCTATCCAACCCCATTTTGAtatttagggagctgggtatgtttagcctggagaagagaaggttaaggggtgatctgatagccatgttcaaatatataaaaggatgtcatatagaggagggtgaaaggttgttttctgctgctccagagaagcagacacggggcaatggattcaaactacaagaaagaagattccacctaaacattaggaagaacttcctgacagtaagagctgttcaacagtggaatttgctgccagggactgtggtggagtctccttctttggaggtctttaagcagaggcttgacagccatctgtcaggaatgctttgatggtgtttcctgcttggcagggggttggactggatggcccttgtggtctcttccaacccgatgattctatgattctatgattctatgatatttacATGGGTCTTAGCTCAGGCAGCTTCATCTCAGCTAACTGATCCCCAGCTGACCCAGAATaagcaaaataaatgtgtgtatttGGCTCAGCTGGGATTAAAGATGTAGGAAGGGCTGAGCAAAGCTGAGCAAGGAAGCTGTCAACTGATCTagagatctgctgcatcctaagCTACCCATGCCAGCAAAACTTGCCAGAGGATTTCCCTCAAGTGTGCCTAAGAAATGTTCATCACTATGTTAAAAACATCAGAATGTTACTAGTAGTGtccatttgtttttttgtttttgtttttttgagaacaAATCAAAATAGGTTGAATTAGCCTTATTTGTTTCAGttataaaaacaaataagaatgaacaaataaataaataaaatgagattgAAATGAAACCAAATTGATTTTTGTTTCTCACTTGTTTCtgtttgaataaaaaaataaatcagtcttttaaaattatttacttgcattttttCTGTCTATTTGCATTAGTCAAACTTAAGAGGTGAAGCAACAAAATTACATACAGTTTTGTTATACATATCTCCACACCCAGCCTGATTAATTAGGGCTTATGATTCACATTATTTTGGCCAGTGAACATTATTTCCATTCTTAAAGTCATTTTTTGTCAAGCAGGTTTTTCATTgtttctggtggggggggggaaactagatATTTTTCTTATCTTATTTACTTTGTAATTAtttaaactatttaaaacatttaaatttaaatgaaaaataaacaaagcacTCTGGAACAATCTGTAAGGGTCACAGGACAGTCACTGCATGGCATGCTTTAAATGGTCTCCACATTTTTAAGTCACCTATATAAGTTGTGAAACCTTTGTGCTCTGTCTAATCAGAAATTTGGTGGGTGTGTTCCTTTCTAAAGAATGCCCGAAAAAGTCATGCTATTTGAATACAAAACACTGAAGTTGCAGACTAGCAATGTCTCTTGATGAAAGGGTTGGGGAACGGGATATGAATTgggcaaatgaaaacaaaatcatgcacacgaaagctcataccaggaacaaactcagttggtctctaaggtgctactagaaagaattttcgatttaaTTCCAAATAAGTTATTTAaggcaatgaaaacaaaacaaaattaaaaattatacaaGATACAAAAGAGattatggaaagaagagaaatgaAAGCATCAGAGGTTGATGTACAGAAGCAGTTTGAACCAACCCTTGCCATGCTGCACATCCATAGAGGGAGGGGGTTTAGACTTCCAATGGTCCTTAGTGCTCTGACTAGTAGCAGAGACATAATATGACTCCATTTGATTCCACAGTCCAAGGCCTCAATATGTCAAAACAATATTTGTTCTTCTCTTTAATGAAAAACACTGTCCCAACTCAGTGAAAGGACATCACAGCAAGAGGATGACAAGCCTAACTCCATT is a genomic window containing:
- the LOC117057716 gene encoding olfactory receptor 14A16-like, whose protein sequence is MLNHSRVNGFFLLGFSEIQELQIFHNVIFVIMYLVAFIENLLIITVIIYSHQLHTPMYFFLANLSFQDFGSISVTVPKSIANSLMKTQAISYSGCVCQVFFLVFFLISHYLLLGIMAYDRYVAICNPLHYETVMNKKACIQMATSVWIGGLFYSAMHTGTTFTVEFCSNVINQFFCEIPQLLKISCFDSYLKEVWVLTFGSCLAFIYFALIAFSYVQIFRAVLRIPSTQGKQKVFSTCLPHFIVISLFLVSGTFVYLRPTSRSPSAFDLLVSMFYCMVPPVMNPIIYSIRNRELKMAFWKLLINIFPQFLDKNHSSF
- the LOC117057715 gene encoding olfactory receptor 14A16-like, whose protein sequence is MLNQSRVNGFLLLGFSEIQELQIFHIIFFLTMYLVAFIENLLIITVIIYSHQLHTPMYFFLANLSLQDFGSISVTVPKSIANSLMKNQAISYSGCVCQVFFLVFFMVSHFIILGVMAYDRYVAICNPLHYETVMNKKACIQMATSVWIGGLFYSAVHTGTTFTVEFCSNVINQFFCEIPQLLKISCFDSYINEVRVLILGSCFGFAYFFLIVFSYVQIFRAVLRIPSSQGKQKVFSTCLPHFFVISLFMVSGMFVYLKPTSGSPSAFDLLVSMFYCMVPPVMNPVIYSIRNRELKMAFWKLLVNISPQFLVKTHSSF